Within the Bradyrhizobium ottawaense genome, the region CCCGGCCGCCTTCGCGGCCTCCGACTGTACGCGCGCCATGATCTGCGTCCCGGTCCAGATTTCGCAGGAATCCGGCTTGCAATGCACCGTAGCGTTCAGCGGCTCCATCGTGGCATGGGCGAGAAACGGCAACTCGAACGAAGCCTCGAATTTTTCACCGGTCGCGAGGCTCTTGGCGATATCGCCGGTGGATTTGGCGACCACGCCGTCCTTTTCGCTGGCCGCGCGCAGGTCGTCCCAGACTGCCTTCGAATTGATCCTGGCGTTGGGGCCCTCGTTCCACTCGATCTTGAGCGCATCGAGGCCCTTCTTGGCCGCCCACATGTGATCGCCGACCACGGCGACGAGATCGTCGAGCACCACGATCTTCTGCACGCCGGGAATCTTCTTCGCAGCACTGTCGTCGACCTTGCCGACCTCGCCGCCGAACACAGGGCATTGCGCCAGGGTTGCGAACTTCATGTCCGGCAGCATCGCGTCGATGCCGTAGATCGCCTTGCCATTGACCTTGTCTGGCGTGTCGAGCCGCTTGAACGGTTGGCCGATGTAGACGAAATCCTTGGGGTCCTTGGGCTGTATATCCTTGGGCGGCGTCAGGTTACCCGCGGCCTGCGCCAGCGCGCCATAGGAAAGGGTCCGCCCGCTCGCCTTGTGCGTCACCACACCCTTCGATGTGGTGCAGCTTGCCGGATCGACTTCCCATTGCGCCGCTGCCGCCTGCACCAGCATGGCGCGCGCGCTGGCACCTGCCGCGCGAAGCGGCTTCCAGAAAGCCCGGACCGACGTGGAGCCGCCGGTCGCCTGAATGATGAAGATGGGATTGCCGTAAAGCTTCTCGTTCGCCGGCGCGTGTTGCAGCTTCACTTGCGACCAATCGGCGTCGAGCTCTTCGGCCAGAATCATCGAAATGGCGGTGTAGATTCCCTGGCCCATTTCGACCTGCGGCATCACCAGCGTGGTCGCGCCGTCCGCGTCGATCCGGATAAAGGCGTTGGGCGCGAATTTGCCGTCGGTCACGTCAGGTGGCTGTACCGGCTCGTTGACGGCGGCGCGCAGCGGCAGATGGAAGGCGAGCAGGAAGCCGCCGGCCAGTCCGCTGCTCAGCAGCGCGCGGCGCGAAACGCCATCGGAGGTCTTTCTCGCGGCTGTTTTCTCTGATGAGTTCATGGCGCGCTCCTACGACTGGCGTCCGGTCGCGGCTTGCTTGATGGCTTCGCGAATGCGCACATAAGTGCCGCAGCGGCAGATATTTCCGGCCATTGCAGCGTCGATGTCGGAATCGTCGGGATTAGGCGTGGCGGCAAGCAGCGCCGCGGCCGACATGATCTGGCCGGACTGGCAATAGCCGCACTGGATCACTTCGAGATCGAGCCAGGCCTTTTGCACCTTCGCCCCGGCGGGCGACGCGCCGACACCTTCGATGGTGGTCACCGGGCGATCGCGCACCGCGCCGACCGGCAGCACGCAGGAGCGTACCGGTTTGCCGTCGATATGCACCGTGCAGGCGCCGCATTGGGCGATGCCGCAGCCGAATTTGGTGCCGGTCAATCCGAGGATGTCGCGCAGCACCCAGAGCAGGGGCATGTCGGCGGGGGCGTCAAAAGATTTTGGTTCGCCATTAATGGTCAGCGTGGTTGCCATATGCACCCCCAGAGATTCGACGGTCGCGGGCAGCGGACACGTTGGCGGAGTGCGAGAAACATACCCCACAGCAACGAACTAGGAAGCGGAAACATTCCTGGCAATGCCGATCTGCATGGTCGAAGCGCCAGACGATGCGCATCACGAAATCGTGCGGAACCGACTGCATCGGTTTTGGGCTGATTGAAATCCCCAAGGTGACGGAATTGTAGCCCGTTTCACGCCAACTGCGTCGGCTTTGCCGGGTGCGCCGTCTTCGGATGGTGGTCGTGCAGGTACGAAGCCAAATGGTTTCTAATCGTGACGTCCCCGACCACCGCGGTTTCGAAGAGGTTTTCCTGCACGTCGCGAGGCAGGTACGGCCACAATGCGAGCGCGGCCTTGCCCAACAGGCGTTCGAACTCGAGAGTTGAGTTATTCATCATTTTGGGCCACCGGTTCAGAACGGATTCTTGCAGGGGGAAAATCGGACTTGCCGCCCTTATTCCGGCTCGCGGTGAACAAACTCGCGATGAATCTCTCTCCCGTTTTCGTTGACAACCAATAT harbors:
- a CDS encoding (2Fe-2S)-binding protein; amino-acid sequence: MATTLTINGEPKSFDAPADMPLLWVLRDILGLTGTKFGCGIAQCGACTVHIDGKPVRSCVLPVGAVRDRPVTTIEGVGASPAGAKVQKAWLDLEVIQCGYCQSGQIMSAAALLAATPNPDDSDIDAAMAGNICRCGTYVRIREAIKQAATGRQS
- a CDS encoding xanthine dehydrogenase family protein molybdopterin-binding subunit, coding for MNSSEKTAARKTSDGVSRRALLSSGLAGGFLLAFHLPLRAAVNEPVQPPDVTDGKFAPNAFIRIDADGATTLVMPQVEMGQGIYTAISMILAEELDADWSQVKLQHAPANEKLYGNPIFIIQATGGSTSVRAFWKPLRAAGASARAMLVQAAAAQWEVDPASCTTSKGVVTHKASGRTLSYGALAQAAGNLTPPKDIQPKDPKDFVYIGQPFKRLDTPDKVNGKAIYGIDAMLPDMKFATLAQCPVFGGEVGKVDDSAAKKIPGVQKIVVLDDLVAVVGDHMWAAKKGLDALKIEWNEGPNARINSKAVWDDLRAASEKDGVVAKSTGDIAKSLATGEKFEASFELPFLAHATMEPLNATVHCKPDSCEIWTGTQIMARVQSEAAKAAGLPVEKVIVNNHLLGGGFGRKLEPDMVVAAVRIAKQVDGPVKVVWTREEDIQHDVYRPVYRDTIAASLSGGKIVGWKYKISGAAIIARWLPPAFQKGIDIDAIDSAVDVPYDIPNFHVEYVRAEAPGVPTGFWRGVGPNNNVFAAECFMDELARKAGKDPVEFRRGMLANQPRFLSVLDLAAEKANWGQPLPARVGRGVCLQPSFGSFIATVVEAEVDEQGEIKLRRVTSVVDTGIAVNPDTIMAQVEGGLIFGLTAALYGEITIDKGRVQQSNFHDYRMLRIDQTPKIQVHVVKSGEMPGGIGETGTTAGPPALRNAIYAATGVALRRLPIDRSLLAAGKKA